A genome region from Triticum aestivum cultivar Chinese Spring chromosome 2B, IWGSC CS RefSeq v2.1, whole genome shotgun sequence includes the following:
- the LOC123043209 gene encoding exocyst complex component EXO70A1 yields MQRPGEEICRLKLWDKGQVFAATENLQRSIEQTPYSIQADTIVCCFSLSRCHSQSSSYDGYASSDGGDNPTPTSSNVRQLHYPSHAHMDPGHVQLILPGSMTLLEDIFHNYEVTFGPGYKEILLQAFSANSDKLCSFFYEADIPWILRRSTKSFKDPSECTEELITMLKVNTQVLCLMQQQLCEQSRPFEELKIGYFNQFAKCHIKKLLDIAVCLSETVWSATHICPMLLAYEALMDVLPLIQKFASSESGDFFSIILRNMREAFRKLIGHIKHFIQSNMEKHQDDVAIHPMTCFLICSMKSFGSHRNLVQSTLAPGDNSSSFGHLLYDVITCWKSVLTEHSNIYRADLQRQYIFLLNNAYHFNTKTDGLLDLLLSDTQIIKQHDDEFKLLFRKWIDSYTEEACTPAKSCLNPNCWWGSQRRSLVAFTSKFNKTFDRQKTWKVPDVVLRQVLKDRIQDCILPDYRRCLENCLSSGLFCSCLQIASAGAGYIYTTETLETTVQGFFEG; encoded by the exons ATGCAACGTCCTGGAGAGGAAATTTGCAGGCTCAAGCTATGGGACAAGGGCCAGGTGTTTGCTGCTACCGAGAACCTCCAAAGGTCCATTGAGCAGACCCCCTACTCGATCCAGGCAGACACCATCGTCTGCTGTTTCTCCCTCAGCAGGTGCCACTCCCAAAGCAGCAGCTATGACGGTTATGCATCTAGTGATGGCGGCGACAATCCAACTCCAACCAGCAGCAACGTGCGGCAGCTTCACTATCCGTCACATGCCCACATGGACCCTGGGCATGTCCAGCTTATCTTACCAGGCTCTATGACCCTCCTAGAGGATATTTTCCACAATTATGAAGTGACATTCGGGCCTGGCTACAAGGAAATTCTACTCCAAGCCTTCTCGGCCAACTCAGACAAATTGTGCAG TTTTTTCTATGAAGCGGATATCCCATGGATTCTTCGTAGAAGCACAAAGAGTTTCAAGGATCCTTCTGAGTGTACAGAAGAATTGATCACCATGTTGAAAGTCAATACCCAAGTCCTCTGTTTAATGCAACAGCAGTTATGTGAGCAGAGTCGACCATTTGAGGAATTAAAAATAGGCTACTTCAACCAGTTTGCAAAGTGTCATATCAAGAAGCTCTTGGACATTGCAGTTTGTCTTAGTGAGACAGTGTGGTCTGCCACTCATATTTGTCCCATGCTGCTTGCCTATGAGGCACTTATGGATGTCCTTCCTCTTATTCAAAAGTTTGCTTCCAGCGAATCTGGTGATTTCTTTTCCATTATTTTACGCAACATGAGGGAAGCTTTCAGGAAGTTAATTGGCCATATCAAGCACTTCATACAGTCCAATATGGAAAAGCATCAGGATGACGTTGCCATTCATCCAATGACATGTTTCCTCATATGCTCAATGAAATCCTTCGGGAGCCACAGAAATTTAGTGCAATCCACTCTAGCCCCTGGTGACAACTCCAGCTCATTTGGCCATCTTCTGTATGATGTGATTACTTGCTGGAAGTCTGTGCTCACTGAACATTCAAACATATACCGTGCGGATCTGCAGCGGCAATACATTTTCTTATTGAACAACGCATATCATTTCAATACAAAGACAGACGGTCTGTTGGATTTGCTGCTATCAGATACGCAGATTATTAAGCAGCATGATGACGAGTTCAAGCTACTCTTCAGGAAGTGGATTGATAGTTACACAGAAGAGGCTTGCACTCCAGCCAAGTCTTGTTTGAACCCCAACTGTTGGTGGGGCAGTCAGCGCCGGTCCCTGGTTGCATTTACTTCAAAATTCAACAAGACGTTTGATCGTCAGAAAACTTGGAAGGTTCCCGATGTTGTGCTACGGCAGGTACTAAAAGATCGTATACAGGATTGCATTCTGCCAGACTACAGAAGGTGTCTTGAGAACTGTTTGAGTTCAGGACTGTTTTGTTCATGTCTGCAGATAGCTTCAGCAGGAGCAGGATATATATATACCACAGAGACTTTAGAAACGACAGTGCAGGGCTTCTTTGAAGGATAA